The Solanum dulcamara chromosome 6, daSolDulc1.2, whole genome shotgun sequence genome contains the following window.
aagttgactcaagtaaaattatatatagaaaCACATTCGGCAAATaagctttcaacttaactttgagcTAGAAGTTCCTTATGATCTTAATTCATATTAGAACTTTTACCACGGTAAGGAATTTTTTTCAATACCTTTTTAACATTAGAAATCATTGAGTTGAGGTCTATACATATTTAAAGAATGGTTGGATCATAGTTTTAAAATTTGGGGATGTTACAGAAGATCGAGAATAAAATCCGTTAGGGTTCATCATTCAAATAGTTGAATTTATAGCTGACCGATTAACTTGATCTCATCCATTATCGGGTGGTCATTATCAAAACAAAGGTGGGACCTATGGCTCAATATAGGAGAGGAGAATAAAAGGATATATGGCCCAAATATGGAatggaaagacaaaattaaatgatagatacaaaaaatatatttgtacGAGATCCTACAAATTACAGAGAAGTATTATCTAGCACGCATACCTGAAAACATTTTCATTTGGTGTACTTTTGGGCTCGTGTGGTGCTTTCCTATTGGCTGATATATTACCTCTATTGCCTATAAATAGTAGTTTTCACTTACTTGTAAGGTGGTTGATTTTTGAATATACCATATAATACACTGATATTCTTGTGCCTCAAGTTTTCTATAATTTTAGATTCTTAATAAGTCTTAGCGCTCAAGCAATTTAAGCCAAACGTCTTCAATGCAGAAACCGACCACACTTATTTCTTGGAATTAGTCTGAAACATCAAGCATCTAAGCTCTACTATTTTCTCAGCTTATTAAACTTTATTACTATTCTTATTAAGCTCACTTATTACCACATTTATTTGCTAAAAAACTAACCAACGGATTAAATTAAATCTTATTTTCTTAACCTCATAACAAATTCAACTGTATCTTTTTTCAGTAAACACTCTCAATTTATGGGATATTGTTTTTTTACTCGGTCCAAAAAAAtgacatatttctatatttagtaataatttaGCGTAAacttattattttacttttactGAAATAATTTATTGTCTCACAAAAatctatgacttattttaaattataaattttaatttttgttcatTCTAAAATAATACTTCCAGTCAAATACtttcacataaattaaatagaGGGAGTAATTATTACCTCCTCTCGTCCAAAGTAAATAAAGTTTTGGGATGTGACACACCCCTCAATAAGGTAATTAGTTAATGACATTAATTGAAGGGTAACTCTTCTTAAAGTTAGAGATAGTTGAATAACTCATTAAAGAGAAGAGtaattttggggaaaaaaaTTTAATACTCCATCactttcaaaataattgaatagtTGAgacatttttcatattttaaattaactTAATTGTTCAATCttcaagaataattcaaaatattcttCCATTTTTACCCTTTATcaaaagaagttatcaagattAATTTATAGTCATTCTAAAGAGTAATTTGTCAATAATTAATAAAGGTGAAAATGGAAAGCAATGTCTAATTAATGTCTTTATATTCTTTTCTTAAAGGATGTGAAAACActaataactcaattattttgaaatggagTACAtctttagactttgatagattCATTCATTttgaaatataggaaaaaatatcACAAATTGATCAATTTTGGACTGAATAAAGTATAAAAAGAATATTCCCTCaattccaaaataattgaattgttggaATATGGCACAcatcttaagaaaaaaaataaagacatatttttttcccttttcaaACTCTAAGCTAACCTCTCAATACTTATTTAGTTCATTCTTGGAACTCTACcttgaaatttatttaataaagggtaaaattggaaaAAGTTTCCAATATCTATCTTGAATAGTGAtcaattcaaatattttgaacACTAGAGAATACtccaataatttaattattttggaatGGTGTAACGACCCGAATCGTCGTTAGTTTAGAGTAGAAGAAATCATAAGGAAAATAAATTCAACTGGGTCCCACAATTCTGCTACAGTGAGATGGTCCCGCCTTAGCAGCGCCGCTAGAGCGGGAACGTGGCTGCTAGAGCAGAAAAACGtgggacagaacttaagtcacaattttcttattttctccacTTCTACCAAGTGTAAGTTAGAGGCAAGGGTTATTGCAAAAACTCTCCAAAAGGCTTTTCTTGACATGGGAAGAAGAGGGGAAGGAATCTCAGCATGGAAAGCTTTCAACCCATGAAATTCAATCTGGTTTGCCCGAAGAACATCTGGAACCAAGGAATTCAGCAGCACTATTTCTCTACGGTTGCTTGGTGCCAGGTAGGCTAAGCTTATCTTTTTtgagtagtaaatctatacctattgtgtagtatagaaggaaatttaatgagaaatcataCAACTAAGTTGTAGTGATGGGTTATAAGCAGAAATTCGGTTGGGTTAGGGTCTAATTTAATGTGCCTCCGGGTAAAAATGTGTATAATGATGGGGGAAATGTATTTGTGCTGATATTGTTGCATACAGAAGATTACTTTATAACAGACATAGTATTGTGTATAGAGATATAAAGAAGGTAGGCATTAAGGATAAACCTTAAGGGTTTGGTAGTGTAGACGATGGCTTGTTTCCTGGAATTATTTTATGTATGTATttgagttacttatgatatgcctaGATGTGTACAGATAAGGAAAACATGATAGTCTTTATAGAAATGATCAGTTCCTGGCTTATTTTGTGATGAATCTATTCTATTGATATAATGTGATCTATTATTAATAGTTGTGGTTGGTTTATATAACtgaatcggatgtcacattccaacatatATAAagatcgggtatcacgttccAATATGTATTTGGATTGTGTATCATGCTCTGATATATTTTTGGATCGCATGTCACATTTCAACACAAATATGACTGGATTGATCCCCTGAGAAGGTCAAGTATGTGTGTGTGGagggtcccatgagaggacctgatTATAGTTGTATTTTTATGTAATAATGATGTTAGGGGTAAATGAACCATTGATGAAGGACCTATGAAGGAACCCTTAAATTAAGGTATGTTAGTTATAAAGAGATGCGAGTATGCATAAATTTATGGCGGTAAGAGGATGGGTTGTATTAGGCTTGGTGTGACATATGTGTTATAGGAAGTATTCTATATTCATAGGCTTAGAGGTGGAAGTTGCTTGTTCACAGACAGTTTATCATTGGGGTGTTCACGGATAACTGTGGTAGTAATAGTGGATACCTATGACCAGGTTAGAGCGGAAGTATGTTTGTGGAATGGTTAGACCCTATGTTGTGAGATAATTGGACCAAGACTAGTGGTAGTTGGGTAAAATCATTGAGCGGTTAAGGTTTTTAGGTGGGGACTGTTGGGGTGATGGAACAATTATAAGGTGGGCCCATAACACACAGGTTGTAAATTATAACTAGAATGAATAGTGAATCTCAGGAGCGTAGAGTGGTAAATACCTTAAGGGTGAAAGTAAGGAGTGGGCCCTATGGATTGAGGTGGGCAAGTTAATAAAGTTTAACTATTatgatctcttttatttttctattcataTACTATGTGATGGGTATCAGATTGTACGATGATGCCTATCAGTATGTGTtattgtactgatactactcttgctatgctaCTGGACATAGTATGGTTACTAGGTCAATAGAGTTTCCTAGGCAAAGGCGAAGATGATCTTCCGACAGcttatacttttcctttcctaTGGTTGGAGCTGTTTCTTTCACTTGTATTGTATCTTGTTTTTGTATaactcttgtacctatttagactagtatccttgagAGTTTTTGTATAACTATATATGCtagttttaaaaataactttctgTTAGAATTTTGGCTTAAATACTTAAGTTTGACTTTAAttctataatatttttcttaaaatagttaagGGTCCTCCCACTTAGGGTATAGAGTGGGTACCTGCACGGTCCGGTGGGTTGGATCATAAAAATTTGATATCAGAGCCCAAATTACTTGTCTTCCAGTACAAAAGCAAGTATGAAATAGACTCAGGCGGATTGGTGTATCGATATCCACATCTAATCTTCGGGAAGCTATGAAGCATTTTAGGAAGTAGTTATGTTCCTTCTGTCTTATTCGTGCGGTATGTCGCTTCTAGTATGGATTGAGTCTAATTGGTATCTCTaaatttcaattggtatctcaatGGAGTAAACTGGATGCCGTTGTCACGGTTGAAGGAACACAAGTAAGAAAATTGGAACCAAGAAGGTTCCAATTAGAATCTAGCCTTAGAGATGGTAAGAATGCATAGATGATCAACTAATGATCATCCATGAGTCGAACTTAATTGATAGATTTTTAAACTTGCTTGAGTTATGTAGATGAATAGTTGATTATATGCATAGTGACTCCTGACTTAATGTGTGAAACACCTTTGCCTGCATGCTGAAATTATGGGTAATATGTTTGATAGCAATTTTGTGAGCTTGAAGTCAGAAAAGAGTCATAATTGAATTATGTGCATTGAGCTTGTGTAAGACCTAAGACAATTAAAGAACGAGTACTGATGTGTTAAATGATATACTCATGTAAGGGAATGCGGCCTATAAAACGGTGATGGACTTACCATTGGTAATAATATGTAAGGGAAATTAACAAATGGATACTGTGGAGAAAATTTGGTTTCAGGACAGTTGAAATTTGGTTGAAAACCAAGTGAGAAAAAGAGCTAGTATTGTACAATAGTGAAAGGGTGGTTATAAAGATTTCCTTAACATATTTTAGAATTGGGCTAAAATAATGTGTTGTCAAATTGTGTGTATCTATCATAATGGGTTGAACTATTAGCTTAAGTTAATAAGAACTCGATGTTACCAGCTATTCTAATTTGTGCCTTTTAATCTTAATTCCTTTGGTCTAATAGGGATTAGTAATCTCCTATGCGTAGTGCTAGGTTTGACTCTAGGACAGACTATGTTAAAATTCTCGTGAAAAAGGAGTCAGATAGGCTAAGTTTAACTCTGAAAGTCTAAGGGGGATATGGGACAGAAAATACCTAAGATGGAAATTCCTGAGGATTCTGTCTCAGCGAATCCTGCCAGGGTAGAAATATCCTGCAAGAGCGGGATTTCGCGAGACAGAAACCTCAAAAAGAGGTCCCTTGTTTTGTCAATGATCTCTTAAGCACAAATAACTAACTCTAGGATTAATATTGTGCTAAGCAAATGTCGTATAGCCCATAAAAAAGATGGTATTTTATATGTACGGCGATGTGAAGAAATAAAAAGCATCTAGTGcttacaaaaataaaggaaaatagTAAAGAAAGTAGTAAATTGTTTGTTTCTTGCCAAAATAGTGCAAACCAATCCAATAACAAATCCTAAAAAGGGAGAGGGGGAGTGTCAACATATGAATCTAGGTCCTCCGGGAGTACTCTCCTGCCCAAGACTCGTTCAGGAAGAGGAACTCGCAAAAATCATCGGGTTCTAACCTGGGTAGTTCCCTTTAGGGAGAGACGTAAGAGAAGATGGTCTTGATAGTCTTCCACATCCTCATCATGAGGTGGTCTCTCTCTATGTTCTTCCTCCTCTCCCATCGCAGCTGATAATAAAACATCTCTACCTCCATAGCAGTAGCTGGTGGAACTAGAGAAAGGGGTCTGGGCAAAGTGGCCTCCTAGTGTCCTCCAAACTGTGGCTAAGTCCTCCTCCAAGAGAGGATCAACTGGTGTCTATAATTGAGATGGAGGAGCAGCATTCTCGTCCTCACCCTCTCCTGTTGCTGCCTGGTTGCTCCCGGCCCCGTTGATCTTCTATTTCTTCTGTCCCTAGAAAGAGGTCTACCTAAATAGTAAGGGGTAAAAGGGAGGGTCTATAGGGAGTACTTAGTTAGAGTCTAAGAGTGGCACCCCAGCTATCTTACATATGGCAGAGATCTATCCCTGGTAGGAAGAATGCCTTCTTGTTACCTCGATAGAATATCTTCCACTCTGACACACTATGGACCCCCACATTCAGGCCTATCCCCTAAATGGCGCAAGTCACCACTAAAGCTCATGGGAAGATCACATTTGTGCGGTTGCTAGAAGGACAAATCCTCTTGGATACCAGGTTTAGATAGAGATGCCCTCTGTGCTAGGACAATAGACTTTGTTCCTGCGTTTTGGACCACTAGAGTGTCCCCGTAGCCACTCTAGGTCCACTTCTTAGCTTGGCCTTATAGTTAGAATTGGAGGCCTTAGGTACCTCTAATACAACATTCATGTAAGAGGGACTCAGGGGATGTCTACTCCTCGAATGCGAATCGTAGGGTTAGGGTTGTCCCTGCATACCATAGGGAGTATATCATAGAACTCCCTTACCCAACTAGTGCATTTAGAGAGAGGAGACACAGTCAAAGGTCCCCACCTGAACTCCTCTAGCATGGCATGAAAAGTAGTAGCTTGTCCGCTGCCCCTAGCATATAGAAGCCCCTCTTGGGTAAGAACTTATTATTTCTGAAGTCGTGGTGCCTCTCCCGGGTAGCATCATTGGGGAATCAGATAAAAGGGAGGTTAGCATCATCGTTGTGAGCCATGCTGCGGTATTTGTAAGTTTCACAAAAATTTCTATTATAACTCAATAGTATAAGTGTAAAAGTCAGGGATCGGGGGAGGGGGAAGGTCCTCAAATGAGAGGCCACTGCCTAGAGAAATCCCGCCAGAGCGGCAGGATTCGCAGCCCCGCTAGAGAGAGCTTCATCAGGGAAGAACACTAGACACAATTCATAGCGCCTTCCCTCTCCCAAATAACttatttcttcaaaatatttgcATATCATTATTCCTAAGTATCCTAACATCCTTATTTACGAAAGAAATTAGTCTAAAAACTCCAACTAGTGGGCATAATCAAGGTTTGAACTAAGAAAAACCTTTTAACTTCCACCCCTATATTCTAGTACGATTTGGGTAAAATCCATTTCTAACCTTACGCCCAAGACGTTAGAAGGATATTGTAGATGTAAGGGGAGGATCCATGCTACGTTAATATATCTATGCAAGCAATGTATTTCAAAAAGAGTTGAAAACTACCCTACGGGCCTTTGATTCTATGGATTCTTAGCATGTTAAGTATTATAATATACATGttgtattaaattaaagttaggGACAAGTTTCTTACCATAAAACAGATAATTAGAACGAGGGGTTTGAGAGTTTTTTGGGAAGTTTGAGTGAGAGTAAGGAGAATATGGAGGACCTTTTCTCTCCTGACCTATACTGTCTGTGAGGATCCCGCTAAAGCAGCCGCATCCCGCCCCTGTAGTGCCGCTCTAGCGGGAAGGTCCCACCAGATCAGGATGGTGCGGATAGTGGTATCGAAAGGTCGGGACAAATTTCCATTATAATTCTAGTCAAGTGTAAATTCAGGGTAATCTCAGGCCACAATCCAGAGCACACGAATTGTTCCCTAAAATATGGACAATAGTCATTCTTTCAAGCATGCCCTAACCAGTTTGTGTCTCCTCTTATGTGTTATTCGGAGATGAATAAagggtaaattgatatctattgtaatgaccagAACCATCTTAGTTTAGAGTAGAAGAAATCACAAGGAAAATAAACTCAACTAGGTGCTCAGGGTTGCCGCCAAAGCTGGAAGACATGGGACAAAACTTAAGTcgcaattttcttattttccccACTTCTTCTAAGTATAAGTTAGAGGCAAGGGTCACTTCAAAAATCCTCCAAAAGGCTTCTCATGACTTGGGAAGAAGAGGGGAAGGAATCTCAGCATGGGAAGGCTTTCAACCAGTGGAATTCAATCTGGTCTTGTCCAAAGAATATTTTGAACCAAGAATTCAGCGACATTATTTCTCTATGGTTTCTTGCACCTAGGTAGGCTAAGCTTCTCTTTTTtgagtagtaaatctatacctatTGTATAGTATGGAAGgaaatttaatgagaaatcTTATAACGAAGCTGTGGTCATGGGTCACGGGCAAAAAATTCGGTTGTGTTAGGGTATAATTTGCATATGACCTGGGTAGAAATGAGTTTTAATGATTAGGTAAGTGTATTTGTTGTGATATTTTTGCACACAAATGGTTACTTTATAACATACATAGTATGGTGTACTGAGATATAAAGAAAGTAGGTATTGATGATAAACCTTAAGGGTTTGGTAGTGTAGACGATGGTTTGTTTCCCGAAATTATCTTATGTACGTATTCGAGTTACTTATGATATTCCTAGATGTGTACAAATAAGGGAAACATGATAGTCTTTATAcgaatgatcacttgctggcttATTTTGTGATGAGCCTATTCTGTTGATATAATGTGATCTATTATTAATAGTGTTGGTTGGTTTGcataattggattgggtgttacattccgacacatatatgtatcgggtgtcacattccaatatatttttagatcgggtgtcatgtttcaaTACATTTTTGGATTGGATATCACGTTTTGACATAAATATGACTGGATTAATCCCTTGAGAGGGTCAAGTATGTGTGTGTGGagggtcccatgagaggacctgatTATAATTGTATTTTCATGTAATAATGATGTCAAGGGTAAATGAACCATTGATGAAGGACCTATGAAGGAACCATTGAGTTGAAATGTGTTAGTTATAAAGAGATGCGAGTATGCATAAACTTATGGTGGTAAGAGGGTGGGCCATATTAGGCTTGGTGTTACATATGTGTTATAGGAAGTATTCTATATTCATAGGCTTAGAGGTGGAAGTTGATTGTTCACAGATAGTTTATCATTGGGGTGTTCATGGGTAActgtagtagtagtagtggaTACCTATGACTACGTTAGAGCGGAAGTGTGGTTGTGGAATGGTTAGACCCTATGTTGTGAGACAATTGGACCAGGACTAGTGGTGGTTGGGTAAAATCATTGAGCGGTTAAGGTTTTTAGGTGGGGACTGTTGGGGGTGATTGAACAGTTGTAAGGTGGGCCCTCGTAAATTGTAGCTAGAATGAATAGTGAATCTTGGGAGCGTTGAGTGGTAAATACCTTAAGGGTGAAAGTAAGGAGTGAGCCTATGGATTGGGGTGGGCAAGTTAATAAAGTTTAACTATttgatctctcttatttttctgttcatatacaatccgatagGTATCAGATTGTACggtgatgcctaccagtacgtgttgttgttctgatactactcttgctatgtcaCTTGGCATAGTTTGGTTGCAGAGTCAGTGGAGTTTTTTAGGCAAAGGCAAAGATGATCTTCCGACAGCTCCTACTTTTCTTTTCCTGTGGTTGGAGCTGTGTTTTTCACTTGTATTGTATCTTGTTTCTGTAGAGCTCTTGTACCCATTTAGACTTGTATCCTTGGAGGTTTTTATATAATTGTATAAGCtagttttaaaaataactttctgTTGGAATTTTGTCTTAAATACTTAAGTTTGACtttaatttcaatatttttcttagaATGGTTAAGGGTCTTCCACTTAGGGTGTAGAGTGGTGCCTACACTGCCCGAtggattggatcgtgacaaatggAAGGAGTAAGATTTTATTTAATGTGCATTGATCCATTTTATAAGTTTTCACATTGATAGTAAATTGTGAATTTGTGATGCAATATAACCGCTACTACTTTGGTAGATGGTTCATGCCATAATCTGATTGGTGGATTCTAGCCAATTGCTAactttattttcctctttgaattgtttattcttatttttataataatatatgaaaTAGTATTCTATAACTGCCATAAGAGTTTAATTAGTACGATGGTTTAATATAATATGTTTCCATTAGCATATAAAATAGTATTGTAAGTAGTGAAGTTCTCCACTTGCCATCACCTAGTCTCCAACCCCATTAAAgagaacaaataaataaattaaacagCAGAGCTAGAAGTGGGAGAAAGAAAAGCTGGAGTTCAAGAAGGTGAATGATACACAAGTgaaataaaggaagaaaagttGTTTGGATTTTCTAAAATCCAATTAATTATAAGGTAAATTAGTTTTAGGTACTGTTTCACTCTATTTTGGAGTGACTATAATGTGTATGTTATTTGCGTTATTATTTTTTGGGTGGATTTTCAGTTTTTGAGTTACTGATTTTTGGATTTTCATCTTGGttattttatgtcattttcgtGTGTTTTTTGTGTGGATTTATGGTTCTTCAGTTTATTCTGATTCAATAATGTATTCTTGAAATCTAATATTGCTTTTCATATTGAATTTGCATATGGAAAATACTTTTGATTGTCTTTTGGTTTTGACTTTTATGTTATAAGCATAGAAGGTGGAAAACTTATTTGAAAATtgttatatataacataaatcCTTTGATTTTTGTCATTTGAGGCGTTTGTGTTTGTTATTCGGTTTATGTGTTATCAATTCCTACAATTACGTAAAAGAGAAATTAAAATTGTGTCTTACTACTCTCAATATCATCTCGTATTGTCTGGCAAGATACGTCTAGTTCTCCCTTTGTTTACCTATCCATTAGGAAAATGGAACTTCCTTGACCTTCCAAAAGGTACAAAATGGTATGTTATGTGCAGTAATCTGTTAGGTACTATTGCTTGTTTCAAGCACAATgctttgatttcttttttaaattttatacgGAGGCGGagccaaaaatttaaaatttatgggtTTTGGATTCTAATCTTTTATGTTACTGGATTCTAAATtgatgatatgtatatattttatagattttaaagacaaatacataatttaaacTAAAGCTATTGTATTCGGACTAAACCTGTGGTTGATATTCTAGCTCCACCCCTGGACTTTTGATTTAGCATGCCCAAATATTGAAGTGGTCTTATTGCCCCCTTTTTTTGGTCACACTTGGTTGCTAGTTTTCTCTAGATGCATGAAAAGGAAGAGATGCTCAATTCATCTTACAAGTTCAATTCTTGAGGCTATATCTTGAAttcacttttaaaaaaaataaaattgggcGTAGACCAACAAGGTAAAAGTACAGGTAGACAACCAACTAAGTTGCTAAGATTCTCCTTTATCTTGAATTCATATGATTTGctatattttgtttttcttttaaggGAAAGGGGTATCTCCTTATCAATCTGTGATCCATGTTGTCTATTTATTTTAGCTTTAGGTTATCGCTTCTGTTCCTATTTCAGGCAAATTGCAAATGATTTGAGGCTCTGAAGGTCTAAGAGAATGTTGGACTTAAATAAAATAGAACCTGAAGAAGGTGAAAATTATGATGTTGATGACAAATCTAATCTTAGATATGGTGATTGGGTCACTTTCAAGAGCCATTCATCTAAAAAGGTTAGAATCTCTCGACCTAAATCTCCGAGAGGTGAAAATTCTGATAGACAACCTCAGGATGCAGATTATCCATCACTAAGCTATGAGCTCGAGAGCGAGATCCTAGCCAGGTTTCCTAGGTGGGAGTATTGGAAACTTTGCCTCATCAACAAGAGATGTTCAATGCTTCTAAAGAGTGGTGAGATATTTGAGATTCGTAAAGAGAATGGATTTAAAGAACCTTCAGTATATATGTTAGCAAGTGGGGAGACTAAGTGGTGGACGTTTGATCGTGAGTTCAAGTCCCGGAGGAAAATCCCTGATTTACCGTCAGATGTGTGCTTTAAGTTTGGCGATAAGGAATCGCTTTGTGCAGGCACACATTTACTTGTTTCGGGCAGGGAAATCGATGGCCTTGTTATTTGGAGGTTCGAATTAGCAACGAATTGTTGGTACAAAGGTCCCTCTATGGTTAATCCAAGGTGTTTATTTGCATCAGCTACTTGTGGCACCTCTGCTTTTGTTGCTGGTGGTGTTGGTATTATGGCAAATAGTGAGGTCTACGACACGGTTGAGAAATACAACCCCGATAGCAGATCGTGGGACCCACTACCGAGgatgaagaggaagaggaagctTTGTTCCGGATGTTACATGGACAAAAAATTCTACGTGATCGGGGGGAGGAACGAGAGAGGAGAGCTAACGTGTGGAGAATTCTTTGACGAGGCTAAGAACAAGTGGGAGCTGATTCCGGACATGTTGAAGGACGATCCGGTCCTAAAATGCCACTCACCACCCCTCATTGCTGTCGTGAACAATGAGCTGTACTCACTCGAGGCATCTTCGAACCAACTGAAGCTTTACCTGAAAAAAACCAACACTTGGAAAATGTTAGGACAAGTGCCAGTGAGAGCTGATTCAAACAGAGGATGGGGCATCGCTTTCAAGTCATTGGGAAATGAACTACTTGTAATAGGAGCAGCTTTGTCGTCAGCATCTTATTCGGGTAATTCCATGGCTATATATACTTGCTGTCCGGATCCTGATGCAATGCAGTTGCAGTGGAAACCTCTTGACAGTGGTCGAAATCGACTTAGTAGTTTTATCTTAAACTGTTCAGTTATGGTAGCTTGAATAATGGTCTTTATCTAGCAAACAACTCTTGtattatgatcaaaatatatAAGTGGCATGTGGCCACTAGTTTCTCATATTCTCTTGCATATATTCAACTAGTGTTTGCTCTGCTATGTTTGATGTAATTATtgcattat
Protein-coding sequences here:
- the LOC129892456 gene encoding F-box/kelch-repeat protein At3g27150-like; this encodes MLDLNKIEPEEGENYDVDDKSNLRYGDWVTFKSHSSKKVRISRPKSPRGENSDRQPQDADYPSLSYELESEILARFPRWEYWKLCLINKRCSMLLKSGEIFEIRKENGFKEPSVYMLASGETKWWTFDREFKSRRKIPDLPSDVCFKFGDKESLCAGTHLLVSGREIDGLVIWRFELATNCWYKGPSMVNPRCLFASATCGTSAFVAGGVGIMANSEVYDTVEKYNPDSRSWDPLPRMKRKRKLCSGCYMDKKFYVIGGRNERGELTCGEFFDEAKNKWELIPDMLKDDPVLKCHSPPLIAVVNNELYSLEASSNQLKLYLKKTNTWKMLGQVPVRADSNRGWGIAFKSLGNELLVIGAALSSASYSGNSMAIYTCCPDPDAMQLQWKPLDSGRNRLSSFILNCSVMVA